Proteins encoded in a region of the Malaciobacter mytili LMG 24559 genome:
- a CDS encoding lysophospholipid acyltransferase family protein: MKKRIKTFISLTVMPFILHLIVRFIYLTNKKVFHHAKINPKEPIIVAFWHGELLMQPFNYQKLRPNSLIKAIISQHKDGEAITRTVEYLGIGSIRGSSSKGGAKALISTIKELKAKNDIAITPDGPRGPRFSVADGIVAIANKANARIVIFNCKPSKYWQMKSWDKFIVPKPFGTLEFFIQEPLDISGLENEEAKALIKEKMLINAVI; encoded by the coding sequence ATGAAAAAAAGAATTAAAACTTTTATATCTTTAACAGTAATGCCATTTATATTGCATTTAATTGTAAGATTTATTTATCTTACAAATAAAAAAGTATTCCATCATGCAAAGATTAATCCCAAAGAGCCTATTATTGTGGCTTTTTGGCATGGTGAATTACTAATGCAACCTTTTAATTATCAAAAACTTAGACCAAATAGTCTAATTAAAGCTATTATTAGTCAGCACAAAGATGGAGAAGCCATTACTAGAACAGTTGAATATTTAGGTATTGGTTCTATTAGAGGTTCTTCTTCAAAAGGTGGGGCTAAAGCTTTAATTAGTACAATTAAAGAGTTAAAAGCAAAAAATGATATAGCTATAACTCCTGATGGTCCAAGAGGACCTAGATTTTCTGTTGCTGATGGAATAGTTGCAATTGCTAATAAAGCAAATGCAAGGATTGTTATTTTCAATTGTAAACCATCAAAATATTGGCAAATGAAATCTTGGGATAAATTTATTGTTCCAAAACCTTTTGGAACTTTAGAGTTTTTTATTCAAGAGCCACTTGATATTAGTGGTTTAGAAAATGAAGAAGCAAAAGCTTTAATAAAAGAAAAAATGCTGATAAATGCTGTAATCTAG
- the fliW gene encoding flagellar assembly protein FliW encodes MYIVKMPILGFDNNKNMNISKLDKNFAILQINEETNMHLLDSIAIKNLEIDIEDNFSKELELENTSHISIYFSIVINNPVSKSVVNLTAPIIVNEDKKLLGQYIINQPMKAMFLTMDELNTL; translated from the coding sequence TTGTATATAGTAAAAATGCCTATTTTAGGTTTTGATAACAATAAAAATATGAATATTAGTAAATTAGATAAAAATTTTGCAATTTTACAAATAAATGAAGAAACAAATATGCACCTGTTAGACTCTATTGCCATTAAAAATCTTGAGATAGATATTGAAGATAACTTCTCAAAAGAATTAGAACTTGAAAACACATCTCATATTTCAATTTATTTTTCAATAGTAATAAATAATCCAGTTTCAAAATCAGTAGTTAATTTAACTGCCCCAATAATTGTCAATGAAGATAAAAAACTATTAGGGCAATATATAATCAATCAGCCAATGAAAGCTATGTTTTTAACAATGGACGAACTTAATACTTTATAG
- a CDS encoding HP0268 family nuclease, translating to MELLFARNELTEKPKKVQLEKIKEELSKVGEKIFYFDRDNSHKDMMALVDALEAEGFNVYFREVKYGLADDEYMYEVHALLIK from the coding sequence ATGGAATTATTATTTGCAAGAAATGAGTTAACTGAAAAACCAAAAAAAGTGCAATTAGAAAAAATTAAAGAGGAATTATCAAAAGTTGGTGAGAAAATATTCTATTTTGATAGAGATAACTCGCATAAAGATATGATGGCATTAGTTGATGCTTTAGAAGCAGAAGGATTTAATGTATACTTTAGAGAGGTAAAGTATGGATTAGCTGATGATGAGTATATGTATGAGGTTCATGCACTTTTAATTAAGTAG
- a CDS encoding RNB domain-containing ribonuclease, protein MYKELFKKIINQNFDFSEDELKVFNKLIENEVLIKINDTIEINSKYKIGTIKVEKNFVILEDISNEHKNIKLDFDSLNGAYEGDLVIAKKVFNPRSKVKAKIIEVFSDTNKKTEALVYVKDKALYTVKESILLHCKDTKKFKENYVYLVDNKSYEIILEIGEINNPKIDEYISLYLYKELIRLENELEVEAKMDDKNQRIDLTHLNFTTIDPASAKDHDDAIYYDEENQILYVAIADVSYFVKENSALDKQAFLKSTSIYLPNRVLPMLPKKLSENMCSLRENEKRYAYVFEIHLDIKELSVKKSKLYEAIIESKRKFSYGRIDRVLDKKFDTFTTLEKTIFDSLIKLYEVTKAFRAKRLLKGYDFRSSELRLKLNHKAELEDIEEEFSTASHQLVEECMLLANIEASKKVNKVGIFRIHEEPPFKAISQLIDDVNMLGVEVKLQGNVHDTITHIQQKAKMSVLAKEIDELIIHAQTQAKYSSKNLGHFGLGFDSYSHFTSPIRRYSDLVLHRMLKSKQTPANIEEICEHISIQERKVDQLVWDYEDRKYARYAYKNINEEFKAVITDCEKGQAKICSKIPGMRVVLDNYKGQNLYTKLRVVIKSADIITKQIVASIKY, encoded by the coding sequence TTGTATAAAGAACTATTTAAAAAAATTATAAATCAAAATTTTGATTTTTCTGAAGATGAATTAAAAGTTTTTAATAAACTTATTGAAAATGAAGTTTTAATTAAAATTAATGACACTATTGAAATAAATTCTAAATATAAGATTGGAACTATAAAAGTTGAAAAAAATTTTGTTATTTTAGAAGATATTTCTAATGAACATAAAAATATAAAATTGGATTTTGATAGTTTAAATGGTGCCTATGAAGGTGACCTTGTAATAGCAAAAAAAGTATTTAATCCAAGAAGTAAAGTTAAAGCAAAAATTATTGAAGTTTTTAGTGATACAAATAAAAAAACTGAAGCTTTAGTATATGTTAAAGATAAGGCATTATATACTGTTAAAGAGTCGATTTTACTTCACTGTAAAGATACTAAAAAATTTAAAGAAAATTATGTTTATTTAGTAGATAATAAAAGTTATGAAATTATATTAGAAATTGGAGAAATTAATAATCCTAAGATTGATGAATATATAAGTTTATATCTTTATAAAGAGTTAATTAGACTTGAAAATGAGCTTGAAGTTGAAGCAAAAATGGATGATAAAAATCAAAGGATTGATTTAACACATTTAAATTTTACTACAATTGATCCAGCAAGTGCAAAAGACCATGATGATGCAATTTATTATGATGAAGAAAATCAAATTTTATATGTGGCAATTGCTGATGTTTCTTATTTTGTAAAAGAAAATTCAGCTTTAGATAAACAAGCTTTTTTAAAATCAACTTCTATATATTTGCCAAATAGAGTTTTACCAATGCTTCCTAAAAAACTTAGTGAAAATATGTGTTCTTTAAGAGAAAATGAAAAAAGATATGCTTATGTATTTGAAATACATTTAGATATAAAAGAGCTTAGTGTAAAAAAATCAAAATTATATGAAGCTATAATTGAATCAAAAAGAAAATTCTCTTATGGAAGAATTGATAGGGTATTAGATAAAAAATTTGATACTTTTACAACTTTAGAAAAAACTATTTTTGACTCACTAATAAAACTTTATGAAGTTACAAAAGCCTTTAGAGCAAAAAGATTATTAAAAGGGTATGATTTTAGGTCAAGTGAACTAAGATTAAAGCTTAATCATAAAGCTGAACTTGAAGATATTGAAGAAGAGTTTTCAACTGCTTCTCATCAATTAGTAGAAGAGTGCATGCTATTAGCTAATATTGAAGCTAGTAAAAAAGTAAATAAAGTTGGTATTTTTAGAATACATGAAGAACCACCTTTTAAAGCTATTAGCCAATTAATTGATGATGTAAATATGCTTGGAGTTGAAGTTAAACTTCAAGGAAATGTACATGATACTATTACTCATATCCAACAAAAAGCAAAAATGTCTGTATTAGCAAAAGAGATAGATGAATTAATTATTCATGCTCAAACACAAGCAAAATACTCTTCAAAAAATTTAGGACACTTTGGTTTGGGATTTGATTCTTATTCACATTTTACAAGTCCTATTAGAAGATACTCAGATTTAGTTTTACATAGAATGTTAAAAAGTAAGCAAACTCCTGCAAATATTGAAGAAATTTGTGAACATATTTCAATTCAAGAAAGAAAAGTTGATCAACTTGTATGGGATTATGAAGATAGGAAATACGCAAGATATGCCTATAAAAATATTAATGAAGAGTTTAAAGCTGTAATTACTGATTGTGAAAAAGGACAAGCAAAAATTTGTTCTAAAATTCCTGGCATGAGAGTAGTTTTAGATAATTATAAGGGACAAAATTTATATACTAAACTAAGAGTAGTAATAAAATCTGCTGATATTATTACAAAACAAATAGTTGCTTCTATAAAGTATTAA
- the mqnE gene encoding aminofutalosine synthase MqnE, producing the protein MDILKKLENKERLNFDDAVKLYDLDLFELGMIANQIREEKHGKKTYFNINRHINPTNICKDVCQFCAYSASRKNPNQYTMTHEQILEAVGNSSKNGIKEVHIVSAHNPHTGLQWYLDVFKIIKEKFPSIHIKALTAAEIHFLATEYNLTYEDIISKMLEHGVDSMPGGGAEIFDEKVRKRICGGKVSSEQWLNIHKLWHNHGKHSNATMLFGHIETREHRIDHMLRLRNLQDETGGFNAFIPLVFQTKNNYLKVKEPLTGQEILKTYAIARILLDNISNIKAYWATSTVKLALIAQEFGANDLDGTIEKESIQSAAGAQSAHGVQVQQFVDLIKNSGFTPVERDSVYNELKVW; encoded by the coding sequence ATGGATATTTTAAAAAAATTAGAAAATAAAGAAAGATTAAATTTTGATGATGCAGTAAAACTTTATGACCTAGATCTTTTTGAACTAGGAATGATTGCAAATCAAATTAGAGAAGAGAAGCATGGGAAAAAAACATACTTCAATATAAATAGACACATTAATCCAACAAATATCTGTAAAGATGTATGTCAGTTCTGTGCTTATAGTGCAAGTAGAAAAAATCCCAATCAATATACAATGACACATGAACAAATTTTAGAAGCAGTTGGAAACTCTTCTAAAAATGGGATAAAAGAAGTACATATCGTATCAGCACACAATCCACACACTGGTTTACAATGGTATTTAGATGTATTTAAAATCATAAAAGAAAAGTTTCCCTCAATTCATATAAAGGCTTTAACTGCTGCTGAAATTCATTTTTTAGCAACAGAATATAATTTAACATATGAAGATATTATAAGTAAAATGTTAGAACATGGTGTTGATTCTATGCCTGGTGGTGGAGCAGAAATTTTTGATGAAAAAGTAAGAAAAAGAATCTGTGGTGGAAAAGTAAGCTCAGAGCAATGGCTTAATATTCATAAACTTTGGCATAATCATGGTAAACATAGTAATGCTACAATGCTTTTTGGACATATTGAAACTAGAGAACATAGAATTGATCATATGTTAAGATTAAGAAATTTACAAGATGAAACAGGTGGATTTAATGCTTTTATTCCATTAGTTTTTCAAACAAAAAATAACTACTTAAAAGTAAAAGAACCACTAACTGGTCAAGAAATTTTAAAAACATATGCAATTGCTAGAATCTTGCTTGATAATATTTCTAATATTAAAGCATATTGGGCAACTTCAACAGTAAAACTTGCTTTAATTGCTCAAGAATTTGGAGCAAATGACTTAGATGGAACTATTGAAAAAGAGTCAATTCAAAGTGCTGCTGGTGCTCAAAGTGCCCATGGAGTTCAAGTACAACAGTTTGTAGATTTAATTAAAAACTCTGGATTTACTCCTGTAGAAAGAGACTCAGTTTATAATGAATTAAAAGTTTGGTAA
- the rpsR gene encoding 30S ribosomal protein S18 has translation MAEKRKYGKKYCKYTEMKVDFIDYKNTELLKLSMSERGKIMPRRLTGNSKNAQEMVEKAIKRARHMALVPYIVNTQAVTDPAHIK, from the coding sequence ATGGCAGAAAAAAGAAAATACGGAAAAAAATATTGTAAATATACTGAGATGAAAGTTGATTTCATTGATTATAAAAATACTGAGTTATTAAAATTATCAATGAGTGAAAGAGGTAAAATTATGCCTAGAAGACTTACTGGTAACTCTAAAAATGCTCAAGAGATGGTAGAAAAAGCTATTAAAAGAGCAAGACATATGGCATTAGTTCCATATATTGTTAATACACAAGCTGTTACAGATCCAGCTCACATTAAATAA
- the cysS gene encoding cysteine--tRNA ligase encodes MKKLHLFDSVKKEKVVFQPIKDNDVKVYVCGPTVYDDAHLGHARSAIAFDLLHRVLKANNYNVTMTKNFTDIDDKIIKKMNETNNSLEEITNHYINSYKKDMNSLNILENTLEPKATQNLDVMIDMINNLQTKDIAYNTSDGVYFDTSKDENYGTISHRASDENSQARVEVNDEKRNQKDFALWKFQKEPNEVAYEAPFGKGRPGWHIECSAMIDKHLAYKNSEYAIDIHGGGADLLFPHHENEAAQTRCSSNQHLAKYWMHNGFVNIDGEKMSKSLGNSFFLKDVLKSYAGEVVRFYLLSAHYRANFNFNEEDLISSKKRLDKLYRVKKRVYALGKSVVNKEFKEELMNALNDDLNTAKAISIIDEMITKANDTLTNEPKNKNFKKELVANLEFIEEILGVATLDAYEYFQFGISPEQKQNIEALIKKRVEAKQNKQFDEADNIREELQQLGISIMDTVNGVVWEKL; translated from the coding sequence ATGAAAAAATTACACTTATTCGATTCAGTAAAAAAAGAAAAAGTAGTATTTCAGCCAATAAAAGACAATGATGTAAAAGTTTATGTATGTGGACCCACAGTGTACGATGATGCACACTTGGGTCACGCAAGAAGTGCCATAGCTTTTGACTTATTACATCGAGTTTTAAAAGCAAATAACTACAATGTTACTATGACAAAAAACTTTACTGATATTGATGATAAAATCATCAAAAAAATGAATGAAACAAATAACTCTTTAGAAGAAATTACAAACCACTACATCAACTCATATAAAAAAGATATGAACTCTTTAAATATCCTAGAAAACACATTAGAACCTAAAGCAACACAAAACCTTGATGTAATGATTGATATGATAAATAACCTTCAAACTAAAGATATTGCCTATAATACTAGTGATGGGGTATATTTTGATACTTCTAAAGATGAAAATTATGGAACTATTAGCCATAGAGCTAGTGATGAAAACTCTCAAGCAAGAGTTGAAGTAAATGATGAAAAAAGAAATCAAAAAGATTTTGCACTTTGGAAATTTCAAAAAGAGCCAAATGAAGTAGCATATGAAGCACCATTTGGAAAAGGAAGACCTGGTTGGCATATTGAATGTTCAGCTATGATTGATAAACATTTAGCATATAAAAATAGTGAATATGCTATTGATATTCATGGTGGAGGAGCAGATTTACTTTTTCCTCACCACGAAAATGAAGCAGCACAAACTAGATGTTCTTCAAACCAACATCTTGCAAAATATTGGATGCACAATGGTTTTGTAAATATAGATGGAGAAAAAATGAGTAAATCTTTAGGAAATTCATTTTTCCTAAAAGATGTACTAAAATCTTATGCAGGTGAAGTTGTAAGATTTTATCTATTATCTGCTCATTATAGAGCAAACTTTAACTTTAATGAAGAAGATTTAATTTCAAGTAAAAAAAGACTTGATAAGCTTTATAGAGTTAAAAAAAGAGTTTATGCTCTTGGAAAATCAGTAGTTAATAAAGAGTTTAAAGAAGAACTTATGAATGCTTTAAATGATGATTTAAATACTGCAAAAGCTATTTCTATAATTGATGAGATGATTACAAAAGCAAATGATACTCTTACAAATGAACCAAAAAATAAAAACTTTAAAAAAGAACTTGTTGCTAATTTAGAGTTTATTGAGGAAATTTTAGGAGTTGCCACATTGGATGCTTATGAATATTTTCAATTTGGAATTTCGCCAGAACAAAAACAAAATATAGAAGCTTTAATTAAAAAAAGAGTAGAAGCAAAACAAAATAAACAGTTTGATGAAGCTGATAATATTAGAGAAGAATTACAACAACTAGGTATTTCTATTATGGATACTGTAAATGGTGTAGTTTGGGAAAAACTATAA
- the nusA gene encoding transcription termination factor NusA → MDKIIDILDSIAYEKGLKVEDVEKALKEALIKTAQKMVDPSLNFDAHIDRVNKKLELFQKIEVVHDEDKRLLGIAVDEYNNVINPENFISIEEAKEIDSDLEIGDFVNYDLEFENMGRNAATILHTNFEYKVQRFIEENLVSKYKNKVGKIVHGSVTRVDRNENTFIEIGEVKAILPRKNRIKGESFKIGDTLKAVVKAVKIDKSLGLIIEISRTSPKFLEALLRLEVPEIKDDRIKIEASARIPGSRAKIALSTTEANIDPIGSVVGVKGVRISAVSQELHGESIDCVEYSTVPEMFLSRALSPAIISSVVIEKSLIPNKNDKATVTIPSDQKSKAIGKAGLNIRLASMLTKTDIELIEIETNNALSSITGENSISNIEKTTDTTDLEALFK, encoded by the coding sequence ATGGATAAAATTATTGATATTTTAGATTCAATTGCCTATGAAAAAGGCCTAAAAGTTGAAGATGTGGAGAAAGCATTAAAAGAGGCTTTAATTAAAACAGCCCAAAAGATGGTTGATCCATCATTAAATTTTGATGCACATATTGATAGAGTTAATAAAAAATTAGAATTATTTCAAAAAATTGAAGTTGTACATGATGAAGATAAAAGATTATTAGGTATAGCTGTTGATGAGTATAACAATGTAATTAACCCTGAAAATTTTATTTCAATAGAAGAAGCAAAAGAGATTGATTCTGATTTAGAAATTGGCGATTTTGTTAATTATGATTTAGAATTTGAAAATATGGGTAGAAATGCAGCTACAATTTTACATACAAATTTTGAATATAAAGTACAAAGGTTTATAGAAGAAAACCTAGTATCTAAATATAAAAACAAAGTAGGTAAAATTGTTCATGGTTCTGTTACAAGAGTAGATAGAAATGAAAATACTTTTATTGAAATAGGTGAAGTTAAAGCTATTTTACCAAGAAAAAATAGAATTAAAGGTGAAAGCTTTAAAATTGGTGATACTTTAAAAGCAGTTGTAAAAGCTGTTAAAATTGATAAATCTCTTGGACTAATCATTGAGATTTCAAGAACTTCTCCAAAATTCTTAGAAGCACTTTTAAGACTTGAAGTTCCTGAAATAAAAGATGATAGAATTAAAATAGAAGCAAGTGCTAGAATTCCAGGAAGTAGAGCTAAAATTGCCCTATCTACAACTGAAGCAAATATTGATCCAATTGGTTCAGTAGTTGGAGTAAAAGGTGTTAGAATTAGTGCAGTAAGTCAAGAATTACATGGAGAGAGTATTGATTGTGTTGAATATTCAACAGTACCTGAAATGTTCCTATCAAGAGCTTTATCTCCTGCAATTATTTCAAGTGTTGTGATTGAAAAATCATTAATTCCAAATAAAAATGATAAAGCAACAGTTACAATTCCAAGTGACCAAAAATCAAAAGCTATTGGAAAAGCTGGTTTAAATATTAGACTTGCTTCAATGCTTACAAAAACTGATATTGAGTTAATAGAAATTGAAACAAATAATGCTTTATCAAGTATCACAGGTGAAAATAGTATTTCAAATATTGAAAAAACAACTGATACAACAGATTTAGAGGCTTTATTTAAATAA
- the miaB gene encoding tRNA (N6-isopentenyl adenosine(37)-C2)-methylthiotransferase MiaB, with product MSKEESKKLFIQTLGCQMNDTDSQHIAAELKKYKNYDTTQNIEDADLIIINTCSVREKPVQKLFSEIGQFNIKKKQGAKIGVCGCTASHLGNDIIKRAPYVDFVVGARNISKIKDVVDVKGAVEIAIDNDESTYDFAPAKTNKYRASVNISIGCDKTCTYCIVPSTRGEEISIPPEMIVDQIKKAVADGAVEVMLLGQNVNSYGRRFSDGRGKYSFTQLLRDVSAIEGLERIRFTSPHPLHMDDEFIEEFAKNPKISKCIHMPLQSGSTEILRAMKRGYTKEWFLNRAKKLRDLVPNLRITTDIIVAFPGETQEDFEDTLEVVNEVKFDQIFNFKYSPRPGTEALKLQHLEIDDEIGSSRLTELIELHKRYLEECMPKLIGTTVNILVESLKPNAEVSGYTDNYLQVFAKGSDELLGKFVDVKITDVTRTALKGEVVA from the coding sequence ATGAGTAAAGAAGAGTCAAAAAAATTATTTATTCAAACGCTTGGCTGTCAGATGAATGATACTGATAGCCAACATATTGCAGCAGAGTTAAAGAAATATAAAAACTATGATACAACACAAAATATAGAAGATGCTGATTTAATTATTATTAACACTTGTTCTGTTAGAGAAAAACCTGTACAAAAGCTTTTCTCAGAAATTGGACAATTTAATATTAAGAAAAAACAAGGTGCTAAAATTGGTGTTTGTGGATGTACTGCAAGCCATCTTGGAAATGATATTATCAAAAGAGCACCTTATGTGGATTTTGTTGTAGGGGCTAGAAATATATCTAAAATTAAAGATGTTGTTGATGTAAAAGGTGCAGTTGAAATTGCAATTGATAATGATGAATCAACATATGATTTTGCACCTGCAAAAACTAATAAATATAGAGCAAGTGTAAATATCTCTATTGGTTGTGATAAAACATGTACATATTGCATTGTTCCAAGTACAAGGGGTGAAGAGATTTCTATTCCTCCTGAAATGATAGTTGATCAAATAAAAAAAGCAGTTGCTGATGGGGCTGTTGAAGTAATGCTTTTAGGTCAAAATGTAAACTCTTACGGTAGAAGATTTTCTGATGGAAGAGGAAAATATAGCTTTACACAACTTTTAAGGGATGTATCTGCTATAGAAGGTTTAGAAAGAATAAGATTTACATCTCCTCATCCTTTACATATGGATGATGAATTTATAGAAGAGTTTGCAAAAAATCCTAAAATCTCAAAATGTATTCATATGCCATTACAAAGTGGTTCGACAGAGATTTTAAGAGCTATGAAAAGAGGATATACTAAAGAGTGGTTTTTAAATAGAGCTAAAAAGTTAAGAGATTTAGTTCCTAATTTAAGAATTACAACTGATATTATTGTAGCTTTTCCAGGGGAAACACAAGAAGATTTTGAAGATACTTTAGAAGTGGTAAATGAAGTGAAATTTGATCAAATTTTTAACTTTAAATATTCTCCTAGACCTGGAACAGAAGCTTTAAAATTACAGCATTTAGAAATAGATGATGAAATAGGAAGTTCAAGATTAACTGAACTTATTGAACTTCATAAAAGATATTTAGAAGAGTGTATGCCAAAACTTATTGGAACTACTGTAAATATTTTAGTTGAGAGCCTAAAACCAAATGCAGAGGTTTCTGGATATACAGATAACTATCTTCAAGTATTTGCAAAAGGTAGTGATGAGCTTCTTGGTAAATTTGTAGATGTTAAAATCACAGATGTTACAAGAACAGCATTAAAAGGTGAAGTAGTAGCATAG
- a CDS encoding single-stranded DNA-binding protein: MYNKIVMVGNLTRDIELRYLPSGAAIAKSAIATSYKYKTSTGEQKDEVCFLDFNIFGRSAEVANQYLRKGSKVLLEGRLVLEQWTAQDGSNRSKHSLRVDTMKMLDTKSEGVMPQAGADNNYNYDNNMGYSQPSNPSNQYNLSASENDYGQRNNYGGMNANSEHRIPEIDIDEDEIPF; encoded by the coding sequence ATGTATAATAAAATAGTAATGGTAGGAAATCTTACTAGGGATATTGAACTTAGATATTTACCAAGCGGTGCAGCAATTGCAAAATCAGCTATTGCGACTAGTTATAAATATAAAACTTCAACGGGTGAACAAAAAGATGAGGTTTGTTTTTTAGATTTTAATATCTTTGGTAGATCTGCTGAAGTTGCTAACCAATATTTAAGAAAAGGTTCTAAAGTTTTATTAGAAGGAAGATTAGTTTTAGAGCAATGGACAGCACAAGATGGGTCTAATAGAAGTAAGCACTCTTTAAGAGTTGATACTATGAAAATGTTAGATACAAAATCTGAGGGTGTAATGCCACAAGCTGGGGCTGACAATAACTATAATTATGATAATAATATGGGATATTCTCAACCATCTAATCCATCTAATCAATACAATCTTTCTGCTTCAGAGAATGATTATGGTCAAAGGAATAATTATGGTGGTATGAATGCTAATTCTGAGCATAGAATACCTGAAATTGATATTGATGAAGACGAAATACCTTTCTAG
- the rpsF gene encoding 30S ribosomal protein S6, with amino-acid sequence MSKLKHYETMFILKPTLTEEETKAQIELVKANIEKNGGEIVSCDDMGSRQLAYEIERNKRGYYFVIYFKSPADAILELERNYRINEQILRFIFIKYESKKEVTAWTKMSDEAAKKAN; translated from the coding sequence ATGTCAAAATTAAAACATTATGAAACAATGTTTATTTTAAAGCCTACTTTAACTGAAGAAGAAACAAAGGCACAAATCGAGTTAGTAAAAGCTAATATTGAAAAAAATGGTGGTGAAATCGTATCTTGTGATGATATGGGTTCTAGACAATTAGCATATGAAATTGAAAGAAACAAAAGAGGTTACTATTTCGTAATTTATTTTAAATCACCTGCTGATGCTATCTTAGAATTAGAAAGAAATTACAGAATCAATGAGCAAATCTTAAGATTTATTTTTATTAAATATGAAAGTAAAAAAGAAGTTACTGCTTGGACAAAAATGAGTGATGAGGCAGCTAAAAAAGCTAACTAA
- the holA gene encoding DNA polymerase III subunit delta — protein MYKNEFDNLLKQNKKFDAYMFYGQSTFLVEYYTEIVAKSIAQKDEIERVYFDDYNFKEIKDKLLQSSLFSSTNLIVIKTEKKIQKKELTELINACNINPDSTLILACLGDSEFKTMSSCFSTTTNSISVRMFSPFTNEAIKILEHEAKELKVQYDISALNHLYFMHRQDLSLCINDLKKVAVLNKRVTTNIINSHCFGIGNVSFEDFLTDLMFGNDISNELQLLLEEGMNEIYLLNQVTSFVQQLFMISAYARVFGAPNAKEILGFIPPKNIWEKKTKLAISIKPEKFQEMFEYLLELELQLKSSKIDNQNLFLQASLRKFTVKFR, from the coding sequence ATGTATAAAAATGAATTTGATAACTTATTAAAGCAAAATAAAAAGTTTGATGCATATATGTTTTATGGGCAATCGACGTTTTTAGTAGAATACTATACAGAGATAGTAGCAAAAAGTATTGCTCAAAAAGATGAGATAGAAAGAGTATATTTTGATGATTACAATTTTAAAGAGATTAAAGATAAACTACTTCAATCATCACTATTTTCTTCAACTAATTTAATAGTTATTAAAACTGAAAAGAAAATACAAAAAAAAGAACTTACAGAACTTATAAATGCTTGTAATATAAATCCAGATTCTACACTAATTTTGGCTTGTTTGGGAGATAGTGAATTTAAAACAATGAGTTCTTGTTTTTCAACTACTACAAATTCTATTAGTGTAAGAATGTTTTCTCCTTTTACAAATGAAGCTATAAAAATCTTAGAGCATGAAGCAAAAGAATTAAAAGTGCAGTATGATATAAGTGCTTTAAATCATCTTTATTTTATGCATAGACAAGATTTAAGTTTATGTATAAATGATTTAAAAAAAGTTGCAGTTTTAAATAAAAGAGTTACTACAAATATAATAAATTCTCATTGTTTTGGTATAGGAAATGTATCTTTTGAAGATTTTTTAACTGATTTAATGTTTGGAAATGATATTTCAAATGAATTACAACTTTTATTAGAAGAAGGAATGAATGAAATATATCTTTTAAATCAAGTTACTTCTTTTGTACAACAACTTTTTATGATAAGCGCATATGCAAGAGTTTTTGGGGCTCCAAATGCAAAAGAAATTTTAGGATTTATACCTCCTAAAAATATTTGGGAGAAGAAAACTAAGCTTGCAATTTCAATAAAACCTGAAAAATTTCAAGAGATGTTTGAGTATCTTTTGGAATTGGAACTTCAATTAAAATCTTCAAAAATCGATAATCAAAACCTATTTTTACAGGCAAGTCTAAGAAAATTCACAGTTAAGTTTAGATAA